In Elaeis guineensis isolate ETL-2024a chromosome 1, EG11, whole genome shotgun sequence, a genomic segment contains:
- the LOC105038912 gene encoding uncharacterized protein — MGSKENGHERDDHLSDMEKDVKQGKEGGSDYDPARDSISSQGEAQSNEDNKVKRVSRVPKKLMKKDLAENRPCASRGSTNRPDSNKLQFKTSNNSPRKAQKPNGAASTTKNVNNKKPEIVKVPSRPLSELYEETDDKTIEEIKEIDVLDEAPNGDQSVGTDEETVDMEENNLDDDRASTYQKIEEMEQRIEKLEEELREVAALEISLYSMVPEHGSSAHKVHTPARRLSRLFIHACKHWSQDKRATVAKNTVSGLVLIAKSCGNDVPRLTFWLSNTVVLREIISQTFGIVSHLNPTMRAFESNGGAKKAEGRSTLLQWKINAGNKQAKSFGFMQQIDDWQETSTFTAALERIESWIFSRIVESVWWQTLTPHMQSPVEEMYATKGYGRLLGPALGDQQQGSFSVNLWKSAFHDAFTRLCPVRAGGHECGCLPVLARMVMEQCVSRLDVAMFNAILRESAYEIPTDPVSDPIVDPKVLPIPAGDLSFGSGAQLKNSIGNWSRWLTDLFGMDADDSIKDGQVADEDDDRSEGTPGSKSFHLLNELSDLLMLPKDMLLQRVVRKEVCPSIGLPLITRILCNFTPDEFCPDPVPGIVLEELNSESLLEHRLSEKDLISSFPCTAAPVVYSPPSPADVAEKVGDVSGRAELDRKASMVRRKGYTSDEDLDDLDSPLTSIIDRTPPVSPILRDGTQKESKQANARYKLLREVWSV; from the exons ATGGGTAGCAAAGAAAATGGACATGAAAGAGATGACCATTTGAGCGACATGGAAAAAGATGTCAAACAGGGCAAGGAAGGAGGATCAGATTATGATCCTGCAAGAGATTCTATTTCATCCCAAGGGGAGGCTCAGAGTaatgaagataacaaagtcaaAAGAGTTTCCAGGGTTCCCAAAAAGCTCATGAAAAAGGATTTAGCAGAAAATCGTCCCTGTGCATCAAGAGGCAGTACCAATCGTCCAGATTCCAACAAACTGCAATTTAAAACATCAAATAATAGTCCAAGGAAAGCTCAAAAACCAAATGGAGCTGCTTCAACAACTAAAAACGTCAATAATAAGAAACCAGAGATTGTGAAGGTCCCTTCCAGACCTTTGTCTGAGTtatatgaagaaactgatgataagACCATTGAAGAGATTAAAGAGATAGATGTCTTGGATGAGGCTCCAAATGGTGATCAGAGTGTTGGAACAGATGAAGAAACAGTTGATATGGAAGAGAATAATCTAGATGATGACAGAGCTAGTACATATCAAAAAATTGAGGAGATGGAACAGAGAATTGAGAAACTCGAGGAGGAGCTTAGAGAAGTAGCTGCTCTTGAGATTTCTCTCTATTCCATGGTACCAGAGCATGGAAGTTCAGCTCATAAGGTCCACACACCTGCCCGTCGTCTTTCAAGGCTATTTATTCATGCTTGCAAGCATTGGTCTCAGGACAAGAGGGCCACTGTTGCGAAAAACACAGTGTCAGGCCTTGTTTTGATTGCCAAATCATGCGGTAATGATGTTCCAAG GTTGACTTTCTGGCTATCAAACACAGTTGTACTGAGAGAGATAATATCTCAAACATTTGGAATTGTGTCGCACTTAAATCCAACCATGAGGGCTTTTGAGTCAAATGGTGGTGCAAAGAAAGCTGAAGGGAGATCAACCCTACTACAATGGAAGATCAATGCTGGAAACAAACAAGCAAAAAGTTTTGGCTTTATGCAGCAAATTGATGACTGGCAAGAGACTAGTACATTTACAGCTGCACTGGAAAGGATCGAATCTTGGATCTTCTCCCGAATTGTCGAATCAGTATGGTGGCAG ACATTGACTCCACACATGCAATCTCCAGTTGAAGAGATGTATGCAACTAAAGGATATGGAAGATTGTTGGGGCCTGCTCTTGGTGATCAACAGCAAGGCAGTTTTTCAGTTAACCTGTGGAAAAGTGCCTTTCATGATGCTTTTACCAGACTCTGCCCGGTTCGTGCTGGGGGACATGAATGTGGCTGTTTACCTGTATTGGCGAGAATG GTGATGGAACAATGTGTATCCAGATTAGATGTTGCCATGTTTAATGCCATTCTGCGTGAATCAGCCTATGAAATACCAACGGATCCTGTATCAGACCCAATTGTTGATCCAAAAGTTCTACCAATTCCAGCTGGGGATTTGAGTTTTGGATCTGGTGCACAACTCAAAAATTCT ATTGGAAATTGGTCCAGATGGTTGACAGATCTTTTTGGTATGGATGCTGATGATTCCATTAAAGATGGTCAGGTTGCAGATGAGGATGATGACAGAAGTGAAGGGACTCCTGGATCAAAATCTTTTCATCTACTTAACGAGTTGAGTGACCTTTTAATGCTTCCTAAGGACATGCTTCTTCAAAGGGTCGTCAGAAAAGAG GTCTGTCCTTCAATTGGTCTACCCTTAATTACACGGATACTCTGCAACTTCACTCCTGATGAATTCTGTCCAGATCCTGTCCCAGGTATTGTTCTGGAGGAACTGAATTCTGAG AGCCTTCTGGAACATCGGCTATCAGAGAAGGACCTGATCAGCAGCTTCCCATGCACTGCTGCTCCTGTTGTCTATTCACCCCCTTCACCAGCTGATGTAGCAGAGAAGGTGGGTGATGTAAGTGGGAGAGCCGAGTTGGACCGGAAGGCATCAATGGTCCGGAGGAAGGGATACACCAGTGATGAGGACCTAGATGATTTAGACTCCCCCCTCACATCCATTATCGATAGAACTCCTCCAGTGTCCCCAATTCTTAGAGATGGAACCCAGAAAGAAAGTAAACAAGCCAATGCAAGGTACAAACTTCTCAGAGAAGTGTGGTCTGTGTGA